The proteins below come from a single Zea mays cultivar B73 chromosome 8, Zm-B73-REFERENCE-NAM-5.0, whole genome shotgun sequence genomic window:
- the LOC103635645 gene encoding uncharacterized protein, with amino-acid sequence MPESATATEEDGICTTTVTTVIFKAGDCDTVGGADVSIAGGRALCCTRDMARLEACTEGAVTYCAWNGSTGWPMVLTASILLGGLDAAFPDETVAVARTDMYTLLFVHCNASLADQQVATVKVA; translated from the coding sequence ATGCCCGAGTCGGCGACCGCGACCGAGGAGGACGGCATCTGCACGACCACGGTCACAACGGTCATCTTCAAGGCCGGCGATTGCGACACCGTTGGGGGTGCGGACGTCTCCATCGCCGGCGGGCGCGCACTCTGCTGCACGCGGGACATGGCGAGGCTCGAGGCCTGCACAGAGGGGGCAGTGACGTACTGCGCGTGGAACGGCAGCACCGGCTGGCCCATGGTGCTCACGGCCTCCATCCTCCTGGGCGGCCTCGACGCGGCTTTCCCGGATGAGACCGTCGCCGTGGCGCGCACCGACATGTACACGCTCCTGTTCGTCCACTGCAACGCGTCGCTTGCCGACCAGCAAGTGGCcacggtgaaagtcgcctag